GCCAAGTGCTCAAAACCCTCAAGGTGGTATTGTTAAAAAAGAAGCATCTATTCATATTTCTAACGTTATGTTAGTTGAGGATGGAGTTGCTGTAAGAGTAGGTTATAAAGTTGATGGAGATACGAAGACTAGAATCTCTAAAAAAACTAAAAAATAATAATAATCATGAGTTACGTACCAAGATTAAAAGCAGAATACAAAGAAAGAGTTGTAAAAGCTCTTACTGAAGAATTCAGTTATAAGAATGTAATGCAGGTGCCTAAATTAGAAAAAATAGTTGTTTCTAAAGGTGTTGGTGCTGCAATTGCAGATAAGAAATTAATAGATTATGCTTTAGAAGAGTTGACTAAAATTACAGGTCAAAAAGCTATTTCTACAATGTCTAAAAAAGATATTGCTGCATTTAAATTACGTAAAGGGATGCCAATTGGTGTTAAAGTTACTTTACGTGGAGATAAAATGTACGAATTTTTAGACAGACTAGTTACAGCTTCTTTACCACGTGTAAGAGACTTTAACGGTATAAAAGCTAATGGTTTTGATGGAAGAGGTAATTACAATTTAGGAATTACTGAACAGATCATCTACCCAGAGATAAATATTGACCAAGTGAAAAAAATTAACGGTATGGATA
The window above is part of the Polaribacter sp. SA4-12 genome. Proteins encoded here:
- the rplX gene encoding 50S ribosomal protein L24, giving the protein MKKFKIKAGDTVKVITGTSKNSEGKVLQILKDKDRVIVEGANLVSKHTKPSAQNPQGGIVKKEASIHISNVMLVEDGVAVRVGYKVDGDTKTRISKKTKK
- the rplE gene encoding 50S ribosomal protein L5, with the translated sequence MSYVPRLKAEYKERVVKALTEEFSYKNVMQVPKLEKIVVSKGVGAAIADKKLIDYALEELTKITGQKAISTMSKKDIAAFKLRKGMPIGVKVTLRGDKMYEFLDRLVTASLPRVRDFNGIKANGFDGRGNYNLGITEQIIYPEINIDQVKKINGMDITFVTSADTDKEAKSLLGELGLPFKKN